One segment of Panicum virgatum strain AP13 chromosome 1K, P.virgatum_v5, whole genome shotgun sequence DNA contains the following:
- the LOC120654578 gene encoding uncharacterized protein LOC120654578 yields the protein MGISLIQSSPYYAQANGQAEASNKSLIKLIKHKIDEYPKQWHERLAEALWVYRMSCHEFVKCAPYQLVYGQEVVMPWEISIGSRRVALQDRISADDYSSLMNINT from the coding sequence ATGGGTATATCACTAATTCAGTCGTCGCCGTACTATGCGCAGGCCAACGGGCAGGCTGAAGCTTCCAACAAAAGCCTGATTAAGTTGATCAAGCACAAGATCGACGAGTACCCGAAGCAGTGGCACGAGCGTTTGGCAGAGGCATTATGGGTTTATCGGATGTCATGCCACGAGTTCGTCAAGTGCGCGCCATATCAGCTGGTTTATGGGCAAGAAGTTGTGATGCCCTGGGAGATTAGCATCGGCTCTCGGCGCGTTGCGCTACAGGACAGGATATCAGCCGATGACTATTCTTCCCTCATGAATATCAACACTTAA